Proteins found in one Falco cherrug isolate bFalChe1 chromosome 18, bFalChe1.pri, whole genome shotgun sequence genomic segment:
- the LOC129734133 gene encoding 2-oxoglutarate dehydrogenase complex component E1 isoform X7 → MAYCQHIGVEFMFINDLEQCQWIRQKFETPGIMQFTNEEKRTLLARLVRSTRFEEFLHRKWSSEKRFGLEGCEVLIPALKTIIDKSSEKGVDYVIMGMPHRGRLNVLANVIRKELEQIFCQFDSKLEAADEGSGDVKYHLGMYHRRINRVTDRNITLSLVANPSHLEAADPVVQGKTKAEQFYCGDTEGKKVMSILLHGDAAFAGQGIVYETFHLSDLPSYTTHGTVHVVVNNQIGFTTDPRMARSSPYPTDVARVVNAPIFHVNADDPEAVVYVCNVAAEWRSTFHKDVVVDLVCYRRNGHNEMDEPMFTQPLMYKQIRKQKPVLQKYAELLISQGVVNQLEYEEEIAKYDKICEEAHARSKDEKILHIKHWLDSPWPGFFTLDGQPRSMTCPSTGLNEEDLTHIGQVASSVPVEDFTIHGGLSRILKTRGEMVKNRTVDWALAEYMAFGSLLKEGIHIRLSGQDVERGTFSHRHHVLHDQNVDKRTCIPMNHLWPNQAPYTVCNSSLSEYGVLGFELGFAMASPNALVLWEAQFGDFHNTAQCIIDQFICPGQAKWVRQNGIVLLLPHGMEGMGPEHSSARPERFLQMCNDDPDVFPKLDDFDVRQLYDCNWIVVNCSTPANFFHVLRRQILLPFRKPLIIFTPKSLLRHPEARSSFDDMLPGTHFLRVIPDSGPAAQSPERVKRVLFCTGKVYYDLTRERKARQMEADVAITRVEQLSPFPFDLLQLEAQKYPAAELVWCQEEHKNQGYYDYVKPRLRTTINRAKPVWYAGREPAAAPATGNKKTHLTELQRLLDTAFNLDAFKDLA, encoded by the exons ATGGCGTACTGCCAGCACATCGGTGTAGAGTTCATGTTTATCAACGACCTGGAGCAGTGCCAGTGGATCCGGCAGAAGTTTGAGACTCCGGGCATCATGCAGTTTACCAATGAAGAGAAACGCACGCTGCTGGCCAGGCTGGTCCGCTCTACCAG GTTTGAGGAGTTCCTTCATCGGAAATGGTCTTCAGAGAAGCGTTTTGGTCTGGAGGGCTGTGAAGTGCTGATCCCAGCCTTAAAGACCATTATTGATAAGTCAAGCGAGAAGGGAGTGGATTATGTTATCATGGGAATGCCCCACAG GGGACGCCTCAATGTTCTTGCCAACGTGATCAGGAAAGAGCTGGAGCAGATCTTCTGCCAGTTTGACTCCAAGCTGGAGGCTGCTGATGAG gGCTCCGGTGATGTGAAGTACCATCTGGGAATGTACCACCGGCGGATTAACCGTGTCACTGACAGGAATATCACCCTTTCCTTGGTGGCAAATCCTTCGCACTTGGAGGCAGCTGATCCCGTTGTTCAGGGCAAGACTAAAGCAGAGCAGTTTTACTGCGGGGACACGGAAGGGAAGAAG GTGATGTCCATCCTCCTGCACGGAGACGCCGCTTTCGCTGGGCAGGGCATCGTGTATGAGACATTCCACTTGAGCGACCTTCCCTCCTACACCACCCACGGCACTGTTCACGTTGTGGTGAACAACCAG ATTGGGTTCACAACAGACCCCCGGATGGCCCGCTCCTCCCCATACCCAACCGATGTCGCCCGTGTGGTGAACGCACCCATTTTCCACGTCAATGCAGACGACCCAGAGGCCGTCGTCTACGTGTGCAATGTGGCAGCAGAGTGGCGTAGCACCTTCCATAAGGACGTGGTGGTGGATTTG GTTTGTTACAGACGCAATGGCCACAACGAGATGGACGAACCCATGTTCACGCAGCCCCTGATGTACAAACAGATCCGGAAACAGAAGCCAGTGCTGCAGAAATATGCAGAGCTGCTGATTTCCCAGGGGGTGGTAAATCAGCTGGAGTACGAG GAGGAAATCGCCAAGTATGACAAGATCTGCGAGGAGGCCCATGCGAGATCCAAGGATGAAAAGATCTTGCACATCAAGCACTGGCTGGACTCACCCTGGCCTG gTTTCTTCACTCTGGATGGCCAACCCCGGAGCATGACCTGCCCTTCCACTGGTCTGAACGAAGAGGACTTGACGCACATTGGTCAGGTGGCCAGCTCAGTGCCAGTGGAGGATTTCACTATCCACGGAG GTTTGAGCCGTATCCTGAAAACCCGTGGGGAGATGGTGAAGAACCGGACAGTGGACTGGGCCCTGGCAGAGTACATGGCGTTTGGTTCCCTGCTCAAAGAGGGCATCCACATCCGCCTGAGTGGCCAGGACGTTGAGAGGGGGACGTTTAG CCATCGCCACCATGTCCTGCATGACCAGAATGTGGACAAGAGGACCTGTATCCCCATGAACCACCTGTGGCCCAACCAGGCTCCTTACACCGTCTGCAACAGCTCTCTGTCGGAGTACGGCGTCCTCG GATTTGAGCTGGGCTTTGCCATGGCCAGCCCCAACGCCCTGGTGCTTTGGGAAGCCCAGTTTGGGGACTTCCACAACACCGCCCAGTGCATAATTGACCAGTTCATCTGTCCCGGGCAGGCCAAGTGGGTGAGGCAGAACGGCATtgtcctgctgcttccccatGGCATGGAGGGCATG GGTCCTGAGCACTCCTCCGCCCGCCCAGAGCGATTTTTGCAGATGTGCAATGACGATCCTGACGTCTTCCCT AAACTGGACGACTTTGATGTGCGTCAGCTCTATGACTGCAACTGGATTGTTGTGAACTGCTCCACTCCGGCCAACTTCTTCCACGTCCTCCGGCGCCAGATCCTCCTGCCCTTCCGCAAACCG CTGATAATTTTCACTCCAAAGTCGCTGCTGCGCCACCCCGAAGCCCGCTCCAGCTTTGACGACATGCTGCCAG GCACCCACTTCCTCCGTGTCATCCCCGACAGCGGCCCTGCGGCCCAGAGTCCTGAGCGGGTGAAGCGAGTGCTGTTCTGCACTGGCAAGGTCTACTACGACCTGACCCGTGAGCGCAAGGCCCGGCAGATGGAGGCCGACGTGGCAATCACCAGGGTGGAGCAG CTCTCCCCGTTCCCCTTCGACCTCCTCCAGTTGGAAGCCCAGAAGTACCCAGCTGCCGAGCTGGTGTGGTGCCAGGAGGAGCACAAGAACCAGGGCTACTACGACTACGTCAAACCCCGGCTGCGCACTACCATCAACCGCGCCAAGCCCGTCTG gtATGCAGGGCGGGAGCCAGCGGCTGCCCCTGCCACCGGCAACAAGAAAACCCACCTGACGGAGCTGCAGCGGCTCCTTGACACAGCCTTCAACCTCGACGCCTTCAAGGACCTGGCCTAA
- the LOC129734133 gene encoding 2-oxoglutarate dehydrogenase complex component E1 isoform X5, giving the protein MLNLRTCAAKLRPLTASQTVKTISQHRPAAPRTFQQIRCYSAPVAAEPFLSGTSSNYVEEMYYAWLENPKSVHKIRGHHVAQLDPLGILDADLDSSLPADLITSTDKLDLAVFKERLRVLTVGGFYGLDESDLDKVFHLPTTTFIGGNESALPLREIIRRLEMAYCQHIGVEFMFINDLEQCQWIRQKFETPGIMQFTNEEKRTLLARLVRSTRFEEFLHRKWSSEKRFGLEGCEVLIPALKTIIDKSSEKGVDYVIMGMPHRGRLNVLANVIRKELEQIFCQFDSKLEAADEGSGDVKYHLGMYHRRINRVTDRNITLSLVANPSHLEAADPVVQGKTKAEQFYCGDTEGKKVMSILLHGDAAFAGQGIVYETFHLSDLPSYTTHGTVHVVVNNQIGFTTDPRMARSSPYPTDVARVVNAPIFHVNADDPEAVVYVCNVAAEWRSTFHKDVVVDLVCYRRNGHNEMDEPMFTQPLMYKQIRKQKPVLQKYAELLISQGVVNQLEYEEEIAKYDKICEEAHARSKDEKILHIKHWLDSPWPGFFTLDGQPRSMTCPSTGLNEEDLTHIGQVASSVPVEDFTIHGGLSRILKTRGEMVKNRTVDWALAEYMAFGSLLKEGIHIRLSGQDVERGTFSHRHHVLHDQNVDKRTCIPMNHLWPNQAPYTVCNSSLSEYGVLGFELGFAMASPNALVLWEAQFGDFHNTAQCIIDQFICPGQAKWVRQNGIVLLLPHGMEGMGPEHSSARPERFLQMCNDDPDVFPKLDDFDVRQLYDCNWIVVNCSTPANFFHVLRRQILLPFRKPLIIFTPKSLLRHPEARSSFDDMLPGTHFLRVIPDSGPAAQSPERVKRVLFCTGKVYYDLTRERKARQMEADVAITRVEQLSPFPFDLLQLEAQKYPAAELVWCQEEHKNQGYYDYVKPRLRTTINRAKPVWYAGREPAAAPATGNKKTHLTELQRLLDTAFNLDAFKDLA; this is encoded by the exons ATTCGAGGGCATCATGTAGCACAACTCGACCCACTGGGCATCTTGGATGCAGATCTGGACTCCTCCCTTCCAGCTGATCTTATCACATCCACAGACAAACTGG ATCTCGCAGTGTTCAAGGAGCGGCTGAGAGTGTTAACAGTAGGAG GCTTTTACGGGCTGGATGAGTCTGACCTCGACAAGGTCTTCCACTTGCCCACAACCACTTTCATTGGTGGAAACGAATCGGCTCTTCCGCTCCGTGAGATCATCCGTCGGCTGGAG ATGGCGTACTGCCAGCACATCGGTGTAGAGTTCATGTTTATCAACGACCTGGAGCAGTGCCAGTGGATCCGGCAGAAGTTTGAGACTCCGGGCATCATGCAGTTTACCAATGAAGAGAAACGCACGCTGCTGGCCAGGCTGGTCCGCTCTACCAG GTTTGAGGAGTTCCTTCATCGGAAATGGTCTTCAGAGAAGCGTTTTGGTCTGGAGGGCTGTGAAGTGCTGATCCCAGCCTTAAAGACCATTATTGATAAGTCAAGCGAGAAGGGAGTGGATTATGTTATCATGGGAATGCCCCACAG GGGACGCCTCAATGTTCTTGCCAACGTGATCAGGAAAGAGCTGGAGCAGATCTTCTGCCAGTTTGACTCCAAGCTGGAGGCTGCTGATGAG gGCTCCGGTGATGTGAAGTACCATCTGGGAATGTACCACCGGCGGATTAACCGTGTCACTGACAGGAATATCACCCTTTCCTTGGTGGCAAATCCTTCGCACTTGGAGGCAGCTGATCCCGTTGTTCAGGGCAAGACTAAAGCAGAGCAGTTTTACTGCGGGGACACGGAAGGGAAGAAG GTGATGTCCATCCTCCTGCACGGAGACGCCGCTTTCGCTGGGCAGGGCATCGTGTATGAGACATTCCACTTGAGCGACCTTCCCTCCTACACCACCCACGGCACTGTTCACGTTGTGGTGAACAACCAG ATTGGGTTCACAACAGACCCCCGGATGGCCCGCTCCTCCCCATACCCAACCGATGTCGCCCGTGTGGTGAACGCACCCATTTTCCACGTCAATGCAGACGACCCAGAGGCCGTCGTCTACGTGTGCAATGTGGCAGCAGAGTGGCGTAGCACCTTCCATAAGGACGTGGTGGTGGATTTG GTTTGTTACAGACGCAATGGCCACAACGAGATGGACGAACCCATGTTCACGCAGCCCCTGATGTACAAACAGATCCGGAAACAGAAGCCAGTGCTGCAGAAATATGCAGAGCTGCTGATTTCCCAGGGGGTGGTAAATCAGCTGGAGTACGAG GAGGAAATCGCCAAGTATGACAAGATCTGCGAGGAGGCCCATGCGAGATCCAAGGATGAAAAGATCTTGCACATCAAGCACTGGCTGGACTCACCCTGGCCTG gTTTCTTCACTCTGGATGGCCAACCCCGGAGCATGACCTGCCCTTCCACTGGTCTGAACGAAGAGGACTTGACGCACATTGGTCAGGTGGCCAGCTCAGTGCCAGTGGAGGATTTCACTATCCACGGAG GTTTGAGCCGTATCCTGAAAACCCGTGGGGAGATGGTGAAGAACCGGACAGTGGACTGGGCCCTGGCAGAGTACATGGCGTTTGGTTCCCTGCTCAAAGAGGGCATCCACATCCGCCTGAGTGGCCAGGACGTTGAGAGGGGGACGTTTAG CCATCGCCACCATGTCCTGCATGACCAGAATGTGGACAAGAGGACCTGTATCCCCATGAACCACCTGTGGCCCAACCAGGCTCCTTACACCGTCTGCAACAGCTCTCTGTCGGAGTACGGCGTCCTCG GATTTGAGCTGGGCTTTGCCATGGCCAGCCCCAACGCCCTGGTGCTTTGGGAAGCCCAGTTTGGGGACTTCCACAACACCGCCCAGTGCATAATTGACCAGTTCATCTGTCCCGGGCAGGCCAAGTGGGTGAGGCAGAACGGCATtgtcctgctgcttccccatGGCATGGAGGGCATG GGTCCTGAGCACTCCTCCGCCCGCCCAGAGCGATTTTTGCAGATGTGCAATGACGATCCTGACGTCTTCCCT AAACTGGACGACTTTGATGTGCGTCAGCTCTATGACTGCAACTGGATTGTTGTGAACTGCTCCACTCCGGCCAACTTCTTCCACGTCCTCCGGCGCCAGATCCTCCTGCCCTTCCGCAAACCG CTGATAATTTTCACTCCAAAGTCGCTGCTGCGCCACCCCGAAGCCCGCTCCAGCTTTGACGACATGCTGCCAG GCACCCACTTCCTCCGTGTCATCCCCGACAGCGGCCCTGCGGCCCAGAGTCCTGAGCGGGTGAAGCGAGTGCTGTTCTGCACTGGCAAGGTCTACTACGACCTGACCCGTGAGCGCAAGGCCCGGCAGATGGAGGCCGACGTGGCAATCACCAGGGTGGAGCAG CTCTCCCCGTTCCCCTTCGACCTCCTCCAGTTGGAAGCCCAGAAGTACCCAGCTGCCGAGCTGGTGTGGTGCCAGGAGGAGCACAAGAACCAGGGCTACTACGACTACGTCAAACCCCGGCTGCGCACTACCATCAACCGCGCCAAGCCCGTCTG gtATGCAGGGCGGGAGCCAGCGGCTGCCCCTGCCACCGGCAACAAGAAAACCCACCTGACGGAGCTGCAGCGGCTCCTTGACACAGCCTTCAACCTCGACGCCTTCAAGGACCTGGCCTAA
- the LOC129734133 gene encoding 2-oxoglutarate dehydrogenase complex component E1 isoform X2 translates to MLNLRTCAAKLRPLTASQTVKTISQHRPAAPRTFQQIRCYSAPVAAEPFLSGTSSNYVEEMYYAWLENPKSVHKSWDIFFRNANAGAAPGTAYQSPPPLSTSLSVLSQAQFLGQAQPNVDKLVEDHLAVQSLIRAYQVRGHHIAKLDPLGISCVNFDDAPVTVSPNVDLAVFKERLRVLTVGGFYGLDESDLDKVFHLPTTTFIGGNESALPLREIIRRLEMAYCQHIGVEFMFINDLEQCQWIRQKFETPGIMQFTNEEKRTLLARLVRSTRFEEFLHRKWSSEKRFGLEGCEVLIPALKTIIDKSSEKGVDYVIMGMPHRGRLNVLANVIRKELEQIFCQFDSKLEAADEGSGDVKYHLGMYHRRINRVTDRNITLSLVANPSHLEAADPVVQGKTKAEQFYCGDTEGKKVMSILLHGDAAFAGQGIVYETFHLSDLPSYTTHGTVHVVVNNQIGFTTDPRMARSSPYPTDVARVVNAPIFHVNADDPEAVVYVCNVAAEWRSTFHKDVVVDLVCYRRNGHNEMDEPMFTQPLMYKQIRKQKPVLQKYAELLISQGVVNQLEYEEEIAKYDKICEEAHARSKDEKILHIKHWLDSPWPGFFTLDGQPRSMTCPSTGLNEEDLTHIGQVASSVPVEDFTIHGGLSRILKTRGEMVKNRTVDWALAEYMAFGSLLKEGIHIRLSGQDVERGTFSHRHHVLHDQNVDKRTCIPMNHLWPNQAPYTVCNSSLSEYGVLGFELGFAMASPNALVLWEAQFGDFHNTAQCIIDQFICPGQAKWVRQNGIVLLLPHGMEGMGPEHSSARPERFLQMCNDDPDVFPKLDDFDVRQLYDCNWIVVNCSTPANFFHVLRRQILLPFRKPLIIFTPKSLLRHPEARSSFDDMLPGTHFLRVIPDSGPAAQSPERVKRVLFCTGKVYYDLTRERKARQMEADVAITRVEQLSPFPFDLLQLEAQKYPAAELVWCQEEHKNQGYYDYVKPRLRTTINRAKPVWYAGREPAAAPATGNKKTHLTELQRLLDTAFNLDAFKDLA, encoded by the exons TCATGGGACATCTTCTTTCGCAACGCCaatgctggagctgctccaggcaCTGCTTACCAAAGCCCCCCTCCACTGAGTACCAGCCTTTCCGTGCTGTCCCAAGCGCAGTTCCTGGGTCAAGCACAGCCCAACGTAGATAAACTGGTGGAGGACCATCTCGCAGTGCAATCTCTCATCAGAGCTTATCAG GTCAGGGGTCATCACATTGCAAAGCTTGATCCTCTCGGCATTAGTTGTGTAAATTTTGATGATGCGCCAGTAACTGTTTCTCCAAACGTCG ATCTCGCAGTGTTCAAGGAGCGGCTGAGAGTGTTAACAGTAGGAG GCTTTTACGGGCTGGATGAGTCTGACCTCGACAAGGTCTTCCACTTGCCCACAACCACTTTCATTGGTGGAAACGAATCGGCTCTTCCGCTCCGTGAGATCATCCGTCGGCTGGAG ATGGCGTACTGCCAGCACATCGGTGTAGAGTTCATGTTTATCAACGACCTGGAGCAGTGCCAGTGGATCCGGCAGAAGTTTGAGACTCCGGGCATCATGCAGTTTACCAATGAAGAGAAACGCACGCTGCTGGCCAGGCTGGTCCGCTCTACCAG GTTTGAGGAGTTCCTTCATCGGAAATGGTCTTCAGAGAAGCGTTTTGGTCTGGAGGGCTGTGAAGTGCTGATCCCAGCCTTAAAGACCATTATTGATAAGTCAAGCGAGAAGGGAGTGGATTATGTTATCATGGGAATGCCCCACAG GGGACGCCTCAATGTTCTTGCCAACGTGATCAGGAAAGAGCTGGAGCAGATCTTCTGCCAGTTTGACTCCAAGCTGGAGGCTGCTGATGAG gGCTCCGGTGATGTGAAGTACCATCTGGGAATGTACCACCGGCGGATTAACCGTGTCACTGACAGGAATATCACCCTTTCCTTGGTGGCAAATCCTTCGCACTTGGAGGCAGCTGATCCCGTTGTTCAGGGCAAGACTAAAGCAGAGCAGTTTTACTGCGGGGACACGGAAGGGAAGAAG GTGATGTCCATCCTCCTGCACGGAGACGCCGCTTTCGCTGGGCAGGGCATCGTGTATGAGACATTCCACTTGAGCGACCTTCCCTCCTACACCACCCACGGCACTGTTCACGTTGTGGTGAACAACCAG ATTGGGTTCACAACAGACCCCCGGATGGCCCGCTCCTCCCCATACCCAACCGATGTCGCCCGTGTGGTGAACGCACCCATTTTCCACGTCAATGCAGACGACCCAGAGGCCGTCGTCTACGTGTGCAATGTGGCAGCAGAGTGGCGTAGCACCTTCCATAAGGACGTGGTGGTGGATTTG GTTTGTTACAGACGCAATGGCCACAACGAGATGGACGAACCCATGTTCACGCAGCCCCTGATGTACAAACAGATCCGGAAACAGAAGCCAGTGCTGCAGAAATATGCAGAGCTGCTGATTTCCCAGGGGGTGGTAAATCAGCTGGAGTACGAG GAGGAAATCGCCAAGTATGACAAGATCTGCGAGGAGGCCCATGCGAGATCCAAGGATGAAAAGATCTTGCACATCAAGCACTGGCTGGACTCACCCTGGCCTG gTTTCTTCACTCTGGATGGCCAACCCCGGAGCATGACCTGCCCTTCCACTGGTCTGAACGAAGAGGACTTGACGCACATTGGTCAGGTGGCCAGCTCAGTGCCAGTGGAGGATTTCACTATCCACGGAG GTTTGAGCCGTATCCTGAAAACCCGTGGGGAGATGGTGAAGAACCGGACAGTGGACTGGGCCCTGGCAGAGTACATGGCGTTTGGTTCCCTGCTCAAAGAGGGCATCCACATCCGCCTGAGTGGCCAGGACGTTGAGAGGGGGACGTTTAG CCATCGCCACCATGTCCTGCATGACCAGAATGTGGACAAGAGGACCTGTATCCCCATGAACCACCTGTGGCCCAACCAGGCTCCTTACACCGTCTGCAACAGCTCTCTGTCGGAGTACGGCGTCCTCG GATTTGAGCTGGGCTTTGCCATGGCCAGCCCCAACGCCCTGGTGCTTTGGGAAGCCCAGTTTGGGGACTTCCACAACACCGCCCAGTGCATAATTGACCAGTTCATCTGTCCCGGGCAGGCCAAGTGGGTGAGGCAGAACGGCATtgtcctgctgcttccccatGGCATGGAGGGCATG GGTCCTGAGCACTCCTCCGCCCGCCCAGAGCGATTTTTGCAGATGTGCAATGACGATCCTGACGTCTTCCCT AAACTGGACGACTTTGATGTGCGTCAGCTCTATGACTGCAACTGGATTGTTGTGAACTGCTCCACTCCGGCCAACTTCTTCCACGTCCTCCGGCGCCAGATCCTCCTGCCCTTCCGCAAACCG CTGATAATTTTCACTCCAAAGTCGCTGCTGCGCCACCCCGAAGCCCGCTCCAGCTTTGACGACATGCTGCCAG GCACCCACTTCCTCCGTGTCATCCCCGACAGCGGCCCTGCGGCCCAGAGTCCTGAGCGGGTGAAGCGAGTGCTGTTCTGCACTGGCAAGGTCTACTACGACCTGACCCGTGAGCGCAAGGCCCGGCAGATGGAGGCCGACGTGGCAATCACCAGGGTGGAGCAG CTCTCCCCGTTCCCCTTCGACCTCCTCCAGTTGGAAGCCCAGAAGTACCCAGCTGCCGAGCTGGTGTGGTGCCAGGAGGAGCACAAGAACCAGGGCTACTACGACTACGTCAAACCCCGGCTGCGCACTACCATCAACCGCGCCAAGCCCGTCTG gtATGCAGGGCGGGAGCCAGCGGCTGCCCCTGCCACCGGCAACAAGAAAACCCACCTGACGGAGCTGCAGCGGCTCCTTGACACAGCCTTCAACCTCGACGCCTTCAAGGACCTGGCCTAA
- the LOC129734133 gene encoding 2-oxoglutarate dehydrogenase complex component E1 isoform X6, translating into MLNLRTCAAKLRPLTASQTVKTISQHRPAAPRTFQQIRCYSAPVAAEPFLSGTSSNYVEEMYYAWLENPKSVHKIRGHHVAQLDPLGILDADLDSSLPADLITSTDKLGFYGLDESDLDKVFHLPTTTFIGGNESALPLREIIRRLEMAYCQHIGVEFMFINDLEQCQWIRQKFETPGIMQFTNEEKRTLLARLVRSTRFEEFLHRKWSSEKRFGLEGCEVLIPALKTIIDKSSEKGVDYVIMGMPHRGRLNVLANVIRKELEQIFCQFDSKLEAADEGSGDVKYHLGMYHRRINRVTDRNITLSLVANPSHLEAADPVVQGKTKAEQFYCGDTEGKKVMSILLHGDAAFAGQGIVYETFHLSDLPSYTTHGTVHVVVNNQIGFTTDPRMARSSPYPTDVARVVNAPIFHVNADDPEAVVYVCNVAAEWRSTFHKDVVVDLVCYRRNGHNEMDEPMFTQPLMYKQIRKQKPVLQKYAELLISQGVVNQLEYEEEIAKYDKICEEAHARSKDEKILHIKHWLDSPWPGFFTLDGQPRSMTCPSTGLNEEDLTHIGQVASSVPVEDFTIHGGLSRILKTRGEMVKNRTVDWALAEYMAFGSLLKEGIHIRLSGQDVERGTFSHRHHVLHDQNVDKRTCIPMNHLWPNQAPYTVCNSSLSEYGVLGFELGFAMASPNALVLWEAQFGDFHNTAQCIIDQFICPGQAKWVRQNGIVLLLPHGMEGMGPEHSSARPERFLQMCNDDPDVFPKLDDFDVRQLYDCNWIVVNCSTPANFFHVLRRQILLPFRKPLIIFTPKSLLRHPEARSSFDDMLPGTHFLRVIPDSGPAAQSPERVKRVLFCTGKVYYDLTRERKARQMEADVAITRVEQLSPFPFDLLQLEAQKYPAAELVWCQEEHKNQGYYDYVKPRLRTTINRAKPVWYAGREPAAAPATGNKKTHLTELQRLLDTAFNLDAFKDLA; encoded by the exons ATTCGAGGGCATCATGTAGCACAACTCGACCCACTGGGCATCTTGGATGCAGATCTGGACTCCTCCCTTCCAGCTGATCTTATCACATCCACAGACAAACTGG GCTTTTACGGGCTGGATGAGTCTGACCTCGACAAGGTCTTCCACTTGCCCACAACCACTTTCATTGGTGGAAACGAATCGGCTCTTCCGCTCCGTGAGATCATCCGTCGGCTGGAG ATGGCGTACTGCCAGCACATCGGTGTAGAGTTCATGTTTATCAACGACCTGGAGCAGTGCCAGTGGATCCGGCAGAAGTTTGAGACTCCGGGCATCATGCAGTTTACCAATGAAGAGAAACGCACGCTGCTGGCCAGGCTGGTCCGCTCTACCAG GTTTGAGGAGTTCCTTCATCGGAAATGGTCTTCAGAGAAGCGTTTTGGTCTGGAGGGCTGTGAAGTGCTGATCCCAGCCTTAAAGACCATTATTGATAAGTCAAGCGAGAAGGGAGTGGATTATGTTATCATGGGAATGCCCCACAG GGGACGCCTCAATGTTCTTGCCAACGTGATCAGGAAAGAGCTGGAGCAGATCTTCTGCCAGTTTGACTCCAAGCTGGAGGCTGCTGATGAG gGCTCCGGTGATGTGAAGTACCATCTGGGAATGTACCACCGGCGGATTAACCGTGTCACTGACAGGAATATCACCCTTTCCTTGGTGGCAAATCCTTCGCACTTGGAGGCAGCTGATCCCGTTGTTCAGGGCAAGACTAAAGCAGAGCAGTTTTACTGCGGGGACACGGAAGGGAAGAAG GTGATGTCCATCCTCCTGCACGGAGACGCCGCTTTCGCTGGGCAGGGCATCGTGTATGAGACATTCCACTTGAGCGACCTTCCCTCCTACACCACCCACGGCACTGTTCACGTTGTGGTGAACAACCAG ATTGGGTTCACAACAGACCCCCGGATGGCCCGCTCCTCCCCATACCCAACCGATGTCGCCCGTGTGGTGAACGCACCCATTTTCCACGTCAATGCAGACGACCCAGAGGCCGTCGTCTACGTGTGCAATGTGGCAGCAGAGTGGCGTAGCACCTTCCATAAGGACGTGGTGGTGGATTTG GTTTGTTACAGACGCAATGGCCACAACGAGATGGACGAACCCATGTTCACGCAGCCCCTGATGTACAAACAGATCCGGAAACAGAAGCCAGTGCTGCAGAAATATGCAGAGCTGCTGATTTCCCAGGGGGTGGTAAATCAGCTGGAGTACGAG GAGGAAATCGCCAAGTATGACAAGATCTGCGAGGAGGCCCATGCGAGATCCAAGGATGAAAAGATCTTGCACATCAAGCACTGGCTGGACTCACCCTGGCCTG gTTTCTTCACTCTGGATGGCCAACCCCGGAGCATGACCTGCCCTTCCACTGGTCTGAACGAAGAGGACTTGACGCACATTGGTCAGGTGGCCAGCTCAGTGCCAGTGGAGGATTTCACTATCCACGGAG GTTTGAGCCGTATCCTGAAAACCCGTGGGGAGATGGTGAAGAACCGGACAGTGGACTGGGCCCTGGCAGAGTACATGGCGTTTGGTTCCCTGCTCAAAGAGGGCATCCACATCCGCCTGAGTGGCCAGGACGTTGAGAGGGGGACGTTTAG CCATCGCCACCATGTCCTGCATGACCAGAATGTGGACAAGAGGACCTGTATCCCCATGAACCACCTGTGGCCCAACCAGGCTCCTTACACCGTCTGCAACAGCTCTCTGTCGGAGTACGGCGTCCTCG GATTTGAGCTGGGCTTTGCCATGGCCAGCCCCAACGCCCTGGTGCTTTGGGAAGCCCAGTTTGGGGACTTCCACAACACCGCCCAGTGCATAATTGACCAGTTCATCTGTCCCGGGCAGGCCAAGTGGGTGAGGCAGAACGGCATtgtcctgctgcttccccatGGCATGGAGGGCATG GGTCCTGAGCACTCCTCCGCCCGCCCAGAGCGATTTTTGCAGATGTGCAATGACGATCCTGACGTCTTCCCT AAACTGGACGACTTTGATGTGCGTCAGCTCTATGACTGCAACTGGATTGTTGTGAACTGCTCCACTCCGGCCAACTTCTTCCACGTCCTCCGGCGCCAGATCCTCCTGCCCTTCCGCAAACCG CTGATAATTTTCACTCCAAAGTCGCTGCTGCGCCACCCCGAAGCCCGCTCCAGCTTTGACGACATGCTGCCAG GCACCCACTTCCTCCGTGTCATCCCCGACAGCGGCCCTGCGGCCCAGAGTCCTGAGCGGGTGAAGCGAGTGCTGTTCTGCACTGGCAAGGTCTACTACGACCTGACCCGTGAGCGCAAGGCCCGGCAGATGGAGGCCGACGTGGCAATCACCAGGGTGGAGCAG CTCTCCCCGTTCCCCTTCGACCTCCTCCAGTTGGAAGCCCAGAAGTACCCAGCTGCCGAGCTGGTGTGGTGCCAGGAGGAGCACAAGAACCAGGGCTACTACGACTACGTCAAACCCCGGCTGCGCACTACCATCAACCGCGCCAAGCCCGTCTG gtATGCAGGGCGGGAGCCAGCGGCTGCCCCTGCCACCGGCAACAAGAAAACCCACCTGACGGAGCTGCAGCGGCTCCTTGACACAGCCTTCAACCTCGACGCCTTCAAGGACCTGGCCTAA